The proteins below come from a single Rosa rugosa chromosome 2, drRosRugo1.1, whole genome shotgun sequence genomic window:
- the LOC133734210 gene encoding uncharacterized protein LOC133734210, whose protein sequence is MGQIERRKKKGRPSKADLARRSGESPAEERDVRRSLRRRNVKYTIDYDDYLDEDSEDDEEEVEIRIQKKLKLMAKLNPTAAAEAARDSHSPESSDEDETERKPLKKRPINGADKDEDDEDYEENDGGDDDDDCEERGRKADSKQLNSPPGTPPPSDHHQSVIPLPDKKTLELILDKLQKKDTYGVYAEPVDPEELPDYHDVIEHPMDFATVRKQLANGAYSTLEQFERDIFLICSNAMQYNSPETIYHKQASSIQELGRRKFERLRIDYERSEKEVKSVQKTKSNSLVKKQMKKPLSRTLQEPIGSDFSSGATLATAAEVQNSSHPTQGAGCERASNIDGPVEGNSFLNEANLEKAEEMLSGKSLPSKVGKKPSVFDDNRRATYNISNQPVITSESIFTTFEGEIKQFVAVGLHAEYSYARSLARFSGSLGPVAWKVASKRIEQALPDGCKFGRGWVEEYEPLPTPVLMVDKGTQNQSALAAKFFSHNESRKDDRTLRTSVPAKDRPVTRSVLEERQHCVSVPTSAGKPSFFGSSRGHYSEEKPPVISSVGGKGGNAVNAIHKQQNPQSRFIESGKQVPKKVELNSVPSVNQNNANLVAEKKSPRNSEPAASRSRGTSSRNMNLQQPVPFKMPDSNGVITSRLPNGKGVSACMENRMIGSSDRAPSQMERTEAYFPHAQEQGLSDPVQLMKKLAEKTQKQQQSSIQSSIDTKPVVSSVPSTRRDDPSNAAAAAARAWMSIGGASFKQPTDNPTVPKSQIYADSLYNPSREIHSQISRVRGEVPNSGAMQFQTENNFSFPTFLPRPVHMVNEPQFQNRPIFFPQLAAADLSRFQVPPPWRGLSPCAQPRQKQECLPPDLNIGFQSPGSPVKQSSGVMVDSQQPDLALQL, encoded by the exons ATGGGTCAGAtcgagaggaggaagaagaaaggcaGGCCATCCAAGGCAGATCTGGCTCGCCGGTCCGGCGAATCGCCGGCGGAGGAGAGGGACGTCCGGAGAAGTCTCCGGCGCCGAAATGTGAAGTACACCATAGACTACGACGACTACTTGGACGAAGACTCCGAGGACGATGAGGAAGAAGTCGAGATTAGAATACAGAAGAAGTTGAAGCTCATGGCCAAGCTGAATCCGACAGCGGCGGCGGAGGCGGCGCGTGACTCCCACTCGCCGGAGTCGTCCGACGAGGACGAGACCGAGAGGAAGCCGCTGAAGAAGCGGCCGATCAACGGCGCCGATAAGGACGAGGATGACGAAGATTACGAAGAAAATGACGGCGGTGATGACGACGATGACTGTGAG GAACGGGGCCGGAAAGCAGACTCCAAGCAACTCAATTCTCCTCCAG GAACGCCGCCGCCGTCGGATCATCATCAGTCTGTCATTCCGTTGCCGGATAAGAAAACGTTGGAGTTGATTCTCGACAAGCTTCAAAA GAAAGATACTTATGGCGTGTATGCAGAACCAGTTGATCCTGAAGAG CTTCCTGACTATCATGATGTCATTGAGCATCCCATGGATTTCGCGACGGTGAGGAAGCAGTTGGCAAATGGAGCCTATTCTACACTGGAACAATTTGAG AGAGATATCTTTTTAATATGTTCAAACGCAATGCAATACAATTCACCTGAGACGATATACCATAAACAG GCATCTTCTATACAAGAGCTAGGAAGGAGAAAATTTGAGAGGTTAAGAATTGACTATGAGCGGTCAGAAAAGGAGGTCAAATCAGTGCAGAAAACAAAGTCAAATTCCTTGGTAAAGAAACAGATGAAGAAGCCTCTGTCCCGAACATTACAGGAACCCATTGGCTCTGATTTCTCCTCAGGTGCCACTCTTGCCACTGCTGCCGAAGTCCAGAACAGTTCCCATCCAACACAAGGAGCTGGTTGTGAGAGAGCTAGCAACATTGATGGGCCTGTAGAGGGTAATTCATTCTTGAATGAAGCTAATCTAGAGAAGGCAGAAGAAATGCTATCAG GGAAGAGTCTGCCATCTAAAGTTGGGAAGAAGCCATCTGTGTTTGATGACAACCGTCGTGCAACCTATAACATATCCAATCAGCCTGTGATCACGTCAGAATCAATATTCACAACCTTTGAGGGTGAAATCAAGCAGTTTGTTGCA GTCGGGCTTCATGCAGAATATTCATATGCCAGGAGCCTGGCTCGATTCTCTGGAAGTCTTGGACCAGTTGCTTGGAAAGTTGCATCAAAGAGGATCGAACAGGCCTTACCTGATGGATGTAAATTTGGTCGTGGATGGGTCGAAGAATATGAGCCACTTCCAACCCCTGTACTGATGGTAGACAAAGGTACCCAAAATCAATCTGCTTTGGCTGCAAAATTCTTTTCACACAATGAATCAAGAAAGGATGATAGAACTTTAAGGACTTCAGTTCCTGCGAAGGATCGCCCTGTTACTAGGTCTGTTCTAGAAGAGAGACAGCACTGTGTTAGTGTTCCTACTTCAGCGGGGAAACCATCGTTTTTTGGTTCTTCTAGGGGACATTACTCGGAAGAGAAACCGCCTGTTATTAGTTCTGTCGGAGGAAAAGGTGGTAATGCAGTTAATGCCATTCATAAGCAGCAAAATCCACAATCCAGGTTTATTGAGAGTGGGAAACAGGTTCCGAAGAAAGTTGAGTTGAACTCTGTACCCTCAGTTAATCAAAATAATGCCAACCTTGTTGCTGAAAAGAAATCACCAAGAAACTCAGAGCCAGCAGCTTCAAGGTCCAGAGGTACATCATCGAGGAACATGAATCTTCAGCAGCCTGTACCTTTTAAGATGCCGGATTCTAATGGTGTTATTACCTCACGGTTGCCTAATGGGAAAGGTGTGAGTGCTTGTATGGAGAATCGGATGATTGGTTCTTCTGATAGGGCTCCTAGCCAAATGGAAAGAACTGAAGCTTATTTTCCTCATGCACAGGAGCAGGGTCTTAGTGACCCAGTACAGTTGATGAAAAAATTGGCGGAGAAGACTCAAAAGCAACAGCAGTCATCAATTCAATCGTCAATTGATACTAAACCTGTTGTGTCATCGGTTCCATCAACGAGAAGAGATGATCCAAGCAATGCTGCAGCAGCTGCTGCCCGTGCTTGGATGTCTATAGGGGGTGCATCCTTTAAACAGCCAACAGACAATCCGACAGTGCCCAAAAGTCAGATCTATGCAGATTCATTATATAACCCATCACGAGAGATTCATTCACAAATTTCACGAGTTCGGGGGGAGGTTCCTAATTCTGGTGCAATGCAATTTCAGACTGAGAACAATTTTTCATTTCCAACTTTTTTACCACGACCTGTTCATATGGTGAATGAACCACAGTTCCAAAATCGACCTATATTTTTCCCTCAGTTGGCAGCAGCTGATTTGTCTAGGTTTCAGGTGCCGCCCCCTTGGAGGGGTCTCAGTCCTTGTGCCCAGCCAAGACAGAAACAAGAATGTCTTCCTCCAGATTTAAATATTGGTTTCCAGTCCCCAGGGTCTCCAGTGAAACAGTCATCTGGTGTTATGGTTGACTCTCAGCAGCCAGACCTGGCTTTGCAACTCTGA